The Bos indicus x Bos taurus breed Angus x Brahman F1 hybrid chromosome 25, Bos_hybrid_MaternalHap_v2.0, whole genome shotgun sequence genome has a window encoding:
- the ARHGDIG gene encoding rho GDP-dissociation inhibitor 3, with product MLGLDACELGAQLLELLRLALCARVLLTDKEGGQLPPEEALDEAVPEYRAPGKKSLLEIQQLDPDDESLVKYKRALLGPVLPAVDPSLPNVQVTRLTLISEQAPGPIVMDLTGELAALKNQVFVLKEGVDYKVKITFKVNKEIVSGLKCLHHTYRHGLRVDKAVYMVGSYGPSAQEYEFVTPVEEAPRGALVRGAYVVTSFFTDDDRTAHLSWEWGLHVCQDWER from the exons ATGCTGGGCCTGGACGCGTGCGAGCTGGGGGCGCAGCTGCTGGAACTGCTCCGGCTGGCGCTGTGCGCCCGAG TCCTCCTGACTGACAAAGAGGGGGGGCAGCTGCCACCGGAAGAGGCGCTGGACGAGGCTGTGCCCGAGTACCGGGCCCCGGGGAAGAAGAGCCTCCTGGAGATCCAGCAGCTGGATCCGGACGACGAGAGCCTGGTCAAGTACAAGCGGGCCCTGCTGGGGCCTGTGCTGCCTGCCGTGG ATCCAAGCCTGCCCAACGTTCAGGTGACTAGGCTGACACTGATATCTGAGCAGGCCCCGGGGCCCATCGTCATGGACCTCACAG GGGAGTTGGCTGCGCTGAAAAACCAGGTGTTTGTCCTGAAGGAGGGTGTTGATTACAAAGTGAAGATTACCTTCAAG GTCAACAAGGAGATCGTCAGTGGACTGAAGTGTCTGCATCACACCTACCGCCACGGCCTGCgag TGGACAAAGCCGTCTACATGGTGGGCAGTTACGGCCCGAGCGCCCAGGAGTATGAGTTCGTGACTCCGGTAGAGGAGGCGCCCCGAGGCGCGCTGGTGCGGGGTGCCTACGTGGTCACGTCCTTCTTCACCGATGACGACAGGACCGCCCACCTGTCCTGGGAGTGGGGCCTCCACGTCTGCCAGGACTGGGAGCGCTGA